GAAAGACTATTTCATACACAACTACTCTCTCATCGGGTGAAATGAAAGTGTGGAGATGAAATAGGTCATGACAAACATTATTAAGGTATATGTCCAAATTTCATGGTCCAAAAATAAATATTTGATGTAACTATATTTTTGACGTTTTTGCAAAAAATGGATTAAAAAAAAATGTTTCATAATTCATGAGGAGCAAGTTATTTTTAATATTTCACccggtgcaatgcacaggcatacaAAAACCATGATAAATTAGAATACCTTAGTCCACCTAACCATCTTTGTGGCTACCTAACACACCCTCCAATCATTGTCATCGTTGTTCTCGCTCGAAGTTTCTTCATCCTCAGCTCCACCTTCTCTCACCTTCACCGAAGCAATTCCAGTTATCATCGCCGCATCTAGGTCTCCGAGCAAGCTCCACTCGTCCAACCTCCCCGCCAGATGATCGCCTCCAGCGCTACCCCGATGGGCCGCGCCACCACTCCAACCCCCGGTGCCCAGTCCCGGTGGCCGCGTGCCGTTGCGCAGCTCCACCTGGCTCTCCGCTCGCCAGCCGCGCGGAGTGGTAGCAGCGGGCGCTGGATGGGATGCTTCAGGCCGGCGCCGGTGCCCGCGCCGTCGTCACCGGCGGTTACGGTGGCGGTGAACGAGGGGAGGGGGAAGCGGCCGGAGGCAACGGAGGTGGATATGGAGCCGGCACGCGGCGGAGGGGACGACTTATGGAGCGTTCAGGCCGAGGCGGAGGTAGCGCAGGGCGGGGAGTACCCGGAGCACCTTGTCGTCATGGTCAATGGCCTCGTGGGGAGGTGGATCCGTGTATACTGTTATTTTGGTCGTCTTTGCAGTGGGCTTGTACAACTTTGGGGATTCTTAGTTTCAGTGGCAAAATGTGATCATTGTTTTACAGTGCGGATGACTGGAAGTTTGCAGCTGAGCAGTTCGTGAGGCGGATGCCAGACAAAGTGATCATCCACCGTGAGTATCCCCAATCCACATGCTATGCAATTTCGTGCTGGATTTCTTGGTAGTATTAGTATATATCCTCTGAATTGTAGTGCTAAGTAAGATATTGTCAGTGCGCCTGTCGGCGTGTCTGCATGCCATTTTGGGATATTGGGAGTGCCACTTTATGATAGAAAATCAAGTTTACATACATGACAATTCAATGGTTATTTTGTAATTGGATTTATACCTGAGCCTAAACTTGTGCTGAAGAATTTCATACAACATGCCGGTGCCGACATGTAGTCGAGATTAAGTGACTGAGATTAAACAGCAAACTGTCAGCGGGAGAACCATCCGGTACAGTAAACACGTAAAATGCTGGTTCCTTCTGGTTTTGCCACACAACTTGGAATTAGATGGAGTGATAACAACCAGCAAAAGCTGTATTAGCCAATGCTATTTGAATGTTGATAGTATTTGCATTGGTCTTAGGCCATCACCCAGTTTCATGCCAAATATTGTGCAATCATTCTGCTTTAGTACTAGTCTCATTCAGAACATGACTCTCCAGACCAGGCAGATTTCATAACCGATGAATACATTCACACAGCTTTTGTCTTTCCTTCATTCTGTGTTTTGTCATAAGTTGTTCCAGCTACTACTGGTTTCCTATAAAGAGATTTGGGCTGCGGCTTTTCATGCAGGGAGTCAATGCAACTCTGCTACACAGACATTTGACGGAGTTGACTTGATGGGAGAAAGGTTAGCAAACGAGGTACTTTTTGTTCTGACAAAATATTGTCCTCTGTGTAAGAGCTTATAGCATCCCCTAACAGATTGTTACTAAGTACATTACTTAGTAGATAGTTAATACTGCTAGTATCATCATTAGTAACCTCTCAAATAGGTTGCTACTAAGACTTGTTGCTAAGATAAAGAAAAGTATCATGTTGGTGTCACTTGTGAGAGGGTGGAGCGTGTTGAGCATGATCATTATCACGTGTACATTAGGCAGCTAGGATCTTGTTTTATTATTTCCTAGTCTACGGATATCTCCCGATCCTTTCCTTGTATAGCGTATACGGTTGAGATACTCCTGCCCATGCACTCTATATATGCTACGGCATACGATCAATGTAAACATTGACAATccacatggtattagataccgcacATCTTTCCTAACCTAACGCTTCTGCCGCCGCACctgtgccgccgccgcccccttgccgcCATAGTCCACCTGCTGCCGCACCCACCCCCTCCCCGGCCGCCGCACCTTCCTGCTGCCGCCGTCCCCtcccttcccctctcttcctcccaaGCCAAACCCTAACCCCTCCTCGTCGCCACCATGTCCATGGCCTCCTCTTCCCTCTGGTGGCTCGAACCCCTTCGCCAGCCCCGACTCCGTTCCCGCCGAGGACATCCGCAACATTGACATCCTTGCTCGCATGCCCATCCGTCTCTCCCAGGAGGATTCCTCCTATTACGCATGGAAGACCTACTTCAACCTTGTCTTGCGTGAGTATCACCTCCAGGAGCACGTTGACGGCACCATCGACGCCAAGGCCATGGAGTTCGACGCCGAGTGGTCGGCCGTCGAGGCAACTCTCATCCGCTGGTTCTTCCTCACCATCTCAAAGGACCTTTTCTACACGGTGGTGCAGAATGATGATGATGCGCACGCCGTCTGGACGAAGCTCAATGGCCTCTTCACTGACAATTGGCTCTAGCGGCTCGTTTTTCTTCAGCAAGAGTTCTTCGGGTGCCATCAAAATAACTCCTCTGTGGACGACTTTTGCATGCGCTTGAAGTGTCTTTGCGACAAGCTCCGTGACATCGGCGAGAAAGtctccgacgacctcctcctcagTACCCTTGTCGCCGACCTCAACGAGGAGTTCAGCCGGCGGTGCCGTTCCAGCCGCCCCCACCGTTCCCACCGTCGTTCACATTCCCTCCTCAAGGGACACTCGCGCCTACTGTTCCTGCCGATCACGGCGGTCACTGCGGCAAAGGGGGCCGCAAGGGCCAACAGCGGGTGGCCAACCCTAGCGGGCCGCCTCAGGCcacccagcagcagcagcagcccacGCCGTCGTGGGCCTTCGGGCACAATCCCTGGACTGGCGTCGTGCATGCTTTTTCCATGCCAGTGCCTCGCCCGACCGCCCCCGGCATCTTGGGCCCTCGTCCGGCCCAACATCGGGCCTACCACGCCGCCCCTAGCTGTACTCGCCGCCTCAACAGTATGGGGCATGCCCAGCGCTGCCGGCGCCTCCTCAGCAGCAGGCCGGCGCCATCTTCTTCAACATGGTGCCCCTGCCGCTGCTCTGGGACCCGACTCTTCTAGCCACGCTGCACTCCGCCCCCATCCCAACAACTACACCGGAGGCGgagattggtacatggacatcggGGCAACCGCCCTCATGTCTTCTAACCCCGGTAACCTCGTCACTTCTTTTCCCACCAACACCTCCACCCGCATTATTGTCGGAGATGTTTCCTCTCCCCATTACACATATTGGCCATGGTTCTTTTCCATCTTATTCTACACCCATCAATATGTCTAACGTCCTTGTTTCTCCTGGCTTAATCAAGAACCTTAGCTCTGTTCGCTGTCTTACTCATGAAAATCCAATTACCGTTGAATTTGATGAATGTGGTTCTGTGAAGGACTCTCGTACCCggatggtacttcaccgatgtgacagcctcgatgagctctacccggtccaccgccctcctccaccaccaccgctcCTGTCGCCCTCTCCGCCGGTGTGGACCTCTGGCACGTTCGTTTGGGCCACCCCAATCCTGCTACACTTCGTCACATTCTTAGGAGTTTTTCTTTCACTTGTAATAAGCTCGCTGGCCATAATTGTCATGCTTGCCGTGTTGGCAAACACGTGCGTCTTCCCTTTAGCAACTCTACTACTATTGCTTCACATCTGTTTCAGTTGATTCagagtgatgtttggacatctcccaTTGCGAGCAATTCCGGCTATCTTTACTATCTTGTCATATTAGACGATTTTACTCactatgtgtggacttttcctttaCGGCAGAAATCCGATGTTCTCTCAACACTTAAAACTTTTTACTCATTTGTCTCTACGCACTTTGGTCGTCCCATTCTTGCGTTTCAAACAGACAATGGGAAAGAGTTCGACAATCTTGTTGTTCGCACTTTGCTTGCCACACATGGTACTATCTTTCGTCTAACATGCCCTTACACTTCGCAGCAAAACAGGCGGGCGGAACGTGTCCTTCGCACTCTCAATGACTACATGCGCACCCTCCTGTTTCATGCCAACATCCCGCCTCGTTTTTGGCCAGATGCTCTTGCCACGATGTCTCTCCTGGTCAACCTTCGGCCTTGCCGCGTTCGTTGGAACTATGGGCCGCATCAGTTACTTTATGGCACTCCTCCATTCTATGATGAACTTCGAGTCTTTGGttgtctctgttatcctagcatCGCTTCCACCACCCCACATAAGCTTGTTCCGCGTTCCCTCACATGCATCTTTCTTGGGTACCCCTCCAACACCAAGGGGCACCGGTGCTACCACCCAGTCTCTCATCGGGTGATAACTTCAAGGCACGTTTACTTTGACGAAAAAGTGTTTACCTTTCAGCAGGTACCTCCAGCTGATGCACCGACTTCGTCATCCCCCCTTCCCTTGGCGGACCTTCTTCGGTGCAGCCGCACCTCCGCGGGGGACGCCCGTGCCTGGCTGCCGCTGCCTTGGGCTCTGGTTCGGCTGACCAGAGCGCCTTGGATTGCTGGGCCTCAGGCTCGGCTGCCTCGGGCCCAACCACAGGCGCGGCCTCGGACGCCCCGGCCTCGGGCTCCATGGCGCCTTTGACATCCTCGGGCCTGGCTTCACGCGCTCCCTCACTGGACCCGATGGGGTCGGCCTGGCCTTCGTCTACACTGCTCGACGATCGGACGCTCGTCGCGGTGCCCCCGCTCCACATCACGGCTCAGTTGTGCACTGGTGCCCTCCGACCGAGTATCCGCTATCCGTCCGAGCACTACCTCTACGCGACATCGACCTCCTCGCCGTCGCCGCTGCCATCCTCGGCCCGGGCCGCTCTTCGCAACCCCAACTGGCTTGCTGCTatgcaggaggagttcgacgcGTTGCAACGCAACCGCACCTGGCAGCTCGTCCCACCTCCCTGGCATGCTAATATGATTAGCGGGAAGTGGGTGTATCGTCACAAGACGCGCCCCGATGGTACCCTGGAGCGGTACAAGGCTCGTTGGGTAGTTCGCGGTTTCCGACAACGTGCTggagtggacttcaccgacaccttcgccccggtcGTCAAGCCGGGCATGATTCGCAGCGTCCTCCAGCTTGCGGTGTCTCGTGCCTGTCCGGTGCATCAGTTGGACGTTTCCAATGCGTTCCTCCACGACCATCTTGCCGAACAGGCGTATTGCCAGCAGCCCACTGGTTTTGTCGACGCCACACACCCTGATCACGTGTGCCTGCTTTCTTGGTCCCTCTATGGATTGAAACATGCGCTGAGAGCATGGTACCAGCGCATCGTCGCCTTTCTTCTGTAGTTGGGCTTTCGAGCTACTCGCTTTGAGGCCTCACTACCATCACGGCTCGACGACTGCCTATCTACTAATGTACGTCAACGACATCATCTTCATGGCATCCTCGGCCGAGCAGCTTGGACAGCTCACTGCTCGTCTCAGTGTCGAGTTCGCCATGAAGGACTTGGGACCGCTCGACTACTTCCTCGGCATTGAGGTCACTGGGCGCCCCGACGGTTTTTTCCTTCATCAGGACAAGTACGCCCATGAGCTTCTTGAGCGTGCCAGCATGCTTAATTGCAAGCCCGTTGCCACCCCTGTTGATACGAAGGCAGAACTCTCCGTGCTTGATGGCTCCCCAGCACCTGACGACCCATTCTATCGGTCTATCGTCGGCGCCCTGCAGTACTTGACCCTCACCAGACCAGATTTGCAGTATGCAGTGCAGCAAGTGTGCTTACATATGCATGCTCACCGAGACAGTCACTGGAACCTGGTGAAGCGGATTCTGCGTTATATCCGCGGCTCTATGGCTCTTGGGCTCACCTTGACAGCACCGTCCTCCACCGACATGGTCGTTtactctgatgctgactgggctggcTGTCCGGACACGCATCTTTCCACTTCTGGCTATTGCGTCTACCTTGGGCCATCCCTCATCTCCCGGTCCTCGAAACAACAGCCTACGGTCTCCTGTTCCAGTACTGAGGCAGAGTACCAGGCCCTCATCTCCCGGTCCTCGAAACGGCAGCATGCGGTCTCCCGTGCCAAGGCATAGTACCGGGCAGTGGCCAACGCGGTTGCTGAGTGCTCTTGGTTACGACAACTTCTCGGGGAGATCCACCATGACGTTTCACACGCTACCCTTGTATACTGTGACAACATCTCCACcatctacctctccgccaaccccgttcatcgTCGTCGCACGAAGCATATCGGGCTCGATATACACTTTGTGCGTGAGCAGGTGGCTCTCGGCTGCGTCCGTGTTCTGCACGTTCTCACCGCTCAGCAGTTTGCCGATGTCATGACCAAGGGGTTACCGACTTCTACttttgaggagttccggtccagtctttgtGTCATTTNNNNNNNNNNNNNNNNNNNNNNNNNNNNNNNNNNNNNNNNNNNNNNNNNNNNNNNNNNNNNNNNNNNNNNNNNNNNNNNNNNNNNNNNNNNNNNNNNNNNNNNNNNNNNNNNNNNNNNNNNNNNNNNNNNNNNNNNNNNNNNNNNNNNNNNNNNNNNNNNNNNNNNNNNNNNNNNNNNNNNNNNNNNNNNNNNNNNNNNNNNNNNNGTGTACATTAGGCAGCTAGGATCTTGTTTTATTATTTCCTAGTCTACGGATATCTCCCGATCCTTTCCTTGTATAGCGGATATGGTTGAAATACTATATATGCTACGGCATACGATCAATGCAAACATTGACAATCCACATAGCGCAGGGCACAAATAAGGGTCTCTCCAATAGCACGTTTGGTTGTTACTAGTGTCTTTTTAGAAGTGCCATGCCATTTCTACCTAGAGCAACGACCTCACCTCTCTCCTTACTCTTCTCACCGTTTTCTAAATGCTTTTTTTGTGGATGTGGCTTACCTCTTAGCAATAGTCGAGGCAGATTGTTTGAGACGCTGTGACTGCTTCGTTCATTGATTCATCTTATTTGTGCCCTTTTAATAGAAATTAACCACATTCGCGCAACGTGTACTTGAGTACTTGTTATTGTGCACACGTACAAGTATTGTTAAACTTtgtctattttttctttatttctgtCCGGTAGACAGCATATACGTGAGAGAGTTGTGGTAGcaccgattgaagagaagcttgtccaacattgtcggagatggtttgggcatatacaacacaggcctccagaagctccagtgcatagcggacggttaAAGCAtgctgataatgtcaagagaggtcggagtagaccaaacttgacatgggaggagtccgtaaagagagtcctgaaggactggaatatcaccaaagaactagccatggacagggatgcgtggaagttagctatccacttgccagaaccatgagttggttcgagatcttatgggtttcagctctagcccaccccaacttgtttgggaccaaGGGCTtaattgttgctgctgctgttgttgttgttgttgttgttgttgtctgtctgtctgtctgtgTGCTAGACGACATCTGCTTCATGAGCTGATTAATTATAAACTACTTGGGCTTAATAGGTTAATGATAAGATGTTACTAAGCTGATTAATCATAAACTAGCTATGGTTTACGTTTAACATGCAGGGTGATATCATGATAGGTTGTTAAGCTTCACTTTGTGACccgttggtatcaaagcaaggcaaATTAGGTCTATATTGATCTTATGCGATCCTTTTATTACTGGAAGTACTATGCTTTCATCACATCATTTCATATTTGTACTAACGGAACCCGTATAGGTTCTATCAGTTGTCGAGCAAAGAAGAGGTGTGAAGATGATCTCAATTGTGGCGCACTCTCTGGGTGGTCTTGTTGCCAGATATGCTATAGGAAGGCTTTACGAATGTGGTAACAGAACTAAATGTTCCGTTGGGAACAACAGAGAGCAAGTTGAATGCTTGGAGGGTCTCATCGCCGGCTTAAAACCTATGAACTTTATAACCTTTGCATCACCACATCTGGGTTCAAGTGGAAACAAACAGGTAGCAATATCACTGCTCTCTTCTATTGTTTTATAAACTAGAGTTTGATCATTCAACTGTCTCTTTCCCTGGTTCACGTACCCACTTAACCTACCCATGGGAGAGAGATTTAACCGGTACACTCCATTCAATGCATTCATTATTTAGTGCAATTAGTAAACTAATGTATTTGCGATTCGAACCTTAAGCTTTTAGGAATATGCAATTTGTATTCCTATGAGGCCATACGCCAGCGTATATACCCCTCTCCAAGAGGTAAAAGCCACGTTGTGCTCTAGTCTGGGCTTTCATGAAGgaatccgccaactgtaactcagaaGGCACATTCTGAAGTACTTCAACCCACCTGCTTGGGGAAGTACTTGATGGCGACTTCCTTTGGCTGGTGGGAATGGTCCAAGAGCTCCACTTCCCAGGATAGAGGAATCATGTAAGACTCAGGGGCTTTTGACGAGGATACGACACCCGGATTTAGGCAGCAAGGTCGAAAGTGGGCCAACGACCTTAGCATGGGCTTGACTGGTGACTTGGGCCAACCTTCTATAAGGGACGCCTTCATCATCTCGAGGGACAAGGTAGGCAACCAATTCACCCAACTAGTCAGGGTCCGGCGCGACCCAGTAGCGCACACCAACTTGTAAACTTACCTGAGCCATGTAACCCTAACTTGACCACTCATAGATGGCCAGTTAGTGGCCCCTCGGTCGGGACCAAATCTTCTCAGATAATTCTACACACCACTAGTGAGATCCAGGGTTCCTCACCTAACCC
This portion of the Triticum dicoccoides isolate Atlit2015 ecotype Zavitan chromosome 7A, WEW_v2.0, whole genome shotgun sequence genome encodes:
- the LOC119329474 gene encoding uncharacterized protein LOC119329474 isoform X3; translation: MIASSATPMGRATTPTPGAQSRWPRAVAQLHLALRSPAARSGSSGRWMGCFRPAPVPAPSSPAVTVAVNEGRGKRPEATEVDMEPARGGGDDLWSVQAEAEVAQGGEYPEHLVVMVNGLVGSADDWKFAAEQFVRRMPDKVIIHRSQCNSATQTFDGVDLMGERLANEVLSVVEQRRGVKMISIVAHSLGGLVARYAIGRLYECGNRTKCSVGNNREQVECLEGLIAGLKPMNFITFASPHLGSSGNKQLPFLCGLPFLERRASETAHLIVGRTGKHLFLTDSDDGRRPLLLQMVQDHDDIKFRSGLRSFKRRVAYANANFDHMVGWRTSSIRRQHELPKHRLLVRDEKYPHIVHVDRGIMERNETEVSANLCGPEEEMIRGLTQLQWERVDVSFQKSSQRLVAHNTIQETTKGFSPDDHIARMTRTAQL
- the LOC119329474 gene encoding uncharacterized protein LOC119329474 isoform X1: MIASSATPMGRATTPTPGAQSRWPRAVAQLHLALRSPAARSGSSGRWMGCFRPAPVPAPSSPAVTVAVNEGRGKRPEATEVDMEPARGGGDDLWSVQAEAEVAQGGEYPEHLVVMVNGLVGSADDWKFAAEQFVRRMPDKVIIHRSQCNSATQTFDGVDLMGERLANEVLSVVEQRRGVKMISIVAHSLGGLVARYAIGRLYECGNRTKCSVGNNREQVECLEGLIAGLKPMNFITFASPHLGSSGNKQLPFLCGLPFLERRASETAHLIVGRTGKHLFLTDSDDGRRPLLLQMVQDHDDIKFRSGLRSFKRRVAYANANFDHMVGWRTSSIRRQHELPKHRLLVRDEKYPHIVHVDRGIMERNETEVSANLCGPEEEMIRGLTQLQWERVDVSFQKSSQRLVAHNTIQRYLVQETTKGFSPDDHIARMTRTAQL
- the LOC119329474 gene encoding uncharacterized protein LOC119329474 isoform X2, producing MIASSATPMGRATTPTPGAQSRWPRAVAQLHLALRSPAARSGSSGRWMGCFRPAPVPAPSSPAVTVAVNEGRGKRPEATEVDMEPARGGGDDLWSVQAEAEVAQGGEYPEHLVVMVNGLVGSADDWKFAAEQFVRRMPDKVIIHRSQCNSATQTFDGVDLMGERLANEVLSVVEQRRGVKMISIVAHSLGGLVARYAIGRLYECGNRTKCSVGNNREQVECLEGLIAGLKPMNFITFASPHLGSSGNKQLPFLCGLPFLERRASETAHLIVGRTGKHLFLTDSDDGRRPLLLQMVQDHDDIKFRSGLRSFKRRVAYANANFDHMVGWRTSSIRRQHELPKHRLLVRDEKYPHIVHVDRGIMERNETEVSANLCGPEEEMIRGLTQLQWERVDVSFQKSSQRLVAHNTIQVKSYWLNSDGADVINHMMDNFLI